One Alkalicoccobacillus plakortidis DNA window includes the following coding sequences:
- a CDS encoding NUDIX hydrolase — protein sequence MSVPKHIVSAAAIVLNDKNELLLVKNPRRGWEMPGGQVEEGESIKTAAIRETEEESGIIIEVTKFCGIFQNVEKSICNTLFLGKPIGGECRTSIESEEVGYFPLEQALDMVKWKNFRQRIELCLANQEEPFFIPF from the coding sequence GTGAGTGTTCCAAAACATATTGTATCAGCAGCCGCTATTGTTCTAAACGATAAAAATGAGCTTTTATTAGTGAAAAATCCAAGACGAGGCTGGGAAATGCCAGGTGGTCAAGTTGAGGAAGGAGAATCGATTAAAACCGCAGCTATTCGTGAAACAGAGGAAGAGAGCGGGATCATCATTGAGGTCACAAAGTTTTGTGGCATTTTTCAAAATGTAGAGAAAAGCATATGTAATACCTTATTTTTGGGGAAACCTATTGGTGGCGAATGTCGCACATCCATTGAGAGTGAAGAGGTTGGTTATTTTCCTCTAGAACAAGCACTTGATATGGTAAAATGGAAGAACTTCAGACAAAGAATTGAGCTTTGCCTTGCTAATCAAGAAGAGCCTTTTTTTATACCTTTTTAA
- a CDS encoding 5' nucleotidase, NT5C type, protein MKKRIAIDMDEVMADFIPKHLSLYNQEYKDTITIQDLNGCTLESLRPELEDHIKAYIKEPTFFRDLEVMKDSQQVIEELTHSYEVFITTAAMEYPTSFTAKYDWLKQHFPFLSDMNIVFCGNKSIIKADYLIDDNARHFKTFSGQGILYSAPHNIHETGHVRVNDWQEVHSYFLTNN, encoded by the coding sequence ATGAAAAAACGAATTGCAATCGATATGGATGAAGTGATGGCGGATTTTATTCCAAAGCACCTATCTCTATACAATCAAGAGTACAAAGATACTATTACCATTCAAGATTTAAATGGATGTACACTAGAATCATTACGACCCGAGTTAGAAGATCATATAAAAGCATACATAAAAGAACCAACTTTTTTCCGCGATCTTGAAGTGATGAAAGATAGCCAACAGGTTATAGAAGAATTAACTCATTCATATGAAGTGTTTATTACAACGGCTGCAATGGAATATCCAACCTCATTCACAGCAAAATATGATTGGTTGAAGCAGCACTTCCCGTTTCTAAGCGATATGAATATTGTGTTTTGTGGCAACAAAAGCATCATCAAGGCTGACTATTTAATTGATGATAATGCTAGACATTTTAAAACCTTTTCTGGACAAGGCATCTTATATTCTGCACCTCATAATATTCACGAGACAGGTCATGTTCGCGTGAATGATTGGCAGGAAGTGCACAGTTACTTTTTAACAAACAACTAA
- a CDS encoding VOC family protein, whose translation MTIKLDMVGIVVKDMKTSLDFYRTLGFEIPESLNDEPHAEVDQDGVRLAFDTVEVATSVYGSWDEATGHRIELAFLCDSPTELDNLYNQIIEKGYKSHKEPWDAFWGQRYAIVCDPDGNLISLFV comes from the coding sequence ATGACAATTAAATTAGATATGGTAGGCATTGTGGTTAAGGACATGAAAACATCCCTGGACTTTTATCGTACACTCGGCTTTGAAATACCCGAGAGCTTAAATGATGAGCCTCATGCTGAAGTAGACCAAGATGGTGTCAGATTGGCTTTTGATACAGTTGAGGTTGCTACATCAGTCTATGGTTCATGGGATGAGGCAACAGGACATCGGATTGAATTAGCATTTTTATGCGATAGCCCTACTGAATTAGACAATCTATACAACCAGATTATCGAAAAAGGATATAAAAGCCACAAAGAGCCTTGGGATGCCTTTTGGGGACAACGATATGCAATTGTATGTGACCCTGATGGGAATTTGATTAGTTTGTTTGTATGA
- a CDS encoding ASCH domain-containing protein translates to MNELATNYWREFWGKEDLPQSVDAGQFGDDPDYLAELVLNGTKTATCYGAIFYELEKKRIPQPGDYSIILDSTDCPLAIIQLTRVDVVPMNEVTEAFAIAEGDGSYKNWYDIHKRYFYEKSHEVGIEFQETMNLVCQTFELIDVKAQSKRRGEKE, encoded by the coding sequence TTGAACGAATTAGCAACGAACTATTGGCGGGAGTTTTGGGGTAAAGAAGATCTTCCTCAAAGTGTGGACGCTGGTCAATTCGGTGATGATCCGGATTATTTAGCAGAGTTAGTTTTAAATGGGACAAAAACCGCAACTTGCTATGGGGCTATCTTTTATGAATTAGAAAAGAAAAGAATTCCTCAACCAGGTGACTACAGCATCATTCTCGACAGTACAGATTGTCCACTAGCTATTATTCAACTAACACGGGTAGATGTTGTTCCTATGAATGAAGTAACTGAGGCATTTGCGATTGCTGAGGGTGATGGATCATATAAGAATTGGTACGATATCCATAAAAGATACTTCTATGAGAAATCACATGAGGTAGGAATTGAATTTCAAGAAACGATGAATCTCGTTTGCCAAACCTTTGAGTTGATTGATGTAAAAGCGCAATCAAAAAGAAGAGGAGAGAAGGAATGA
- a CDS encoding YesL family protein has translation MACKGHVSSFFMGCIYIVRSHCFWYYTATTALCSVIHKWYDKDFDIPIYKTFLSAYKTQFKKSNALGFVLVLVALFLYMDLQISQDIIQSFYFHALILIISFLCSITAIYLFPIFVRYNLTFFSYFKQSLFIALARPMETIAILVSFVLLYFVFSFVPVLFVFAGSSLIATPMVWFAYRACLHVEEKKVHIGETKTVKN, from the coding sequence TTGGCTTGCAAAGGTCATGTATCTTCATTTTTTATGGGTTGCATTTACATTGTTAGGTCTCATTGTTTTTGGTATTACACAGCAACAACTGCTTTATGCTCAGTCATACATAAGTGGTATGACAAAGACTTTGATATTCCAATATATAAGACCTTTCTCTCAGCCTATAAAACTCAATTTAAGAAATCGAATGCATTAGGTTTTGTTTTGGTGCTGGTTGCACTTTTTCTATACATGGATCTCCAAATCTCACAGGATATCATTCAATCTTTTTATTTCCATGCTCTAATTCTCATTATTAGTTTTTTATGTTCAATTACAGCTATCTATCTATTCCCTATATTTGTAAGATACAATTTAACCTTTTTCTCTTATTTTAAACAGTCTTTATTTATTGCTTTGGCTAGACCAATGGAGACAATCGCAATTCTTGTTAGTTTTGTACTGCTGTATTTTGTATTTAGTTTTGTACCAGTTCTTTTCGTTTTTGCGGGTTCATCTCTTATAGCAACACCAATGGTTTGGTTTGCATATAGAGCTTGCTTACACGTAGAAGAAAAGAAAGTACATATCGGTGAAACGAAAACAGTTAAAAATTAA
- a CDS encoding ABC transporter permease, whose amino-acid sequence MKTNMKKSKPKKNRKILQNWQLYIFILPAFLYFFIFHYMPLYGLQIAFKDFTPVAGITGSEWVGFKHFIRFFESYYFWDLIRNTLGISVYELIVGFPLPIILALLLNEVKDNFFKRSVQTVTYAPHFISVVVIAGMVIAFLSPVTGVINHGIQFLGFEPIAFMTDPAWFKTVYVFSGVWQSTGWGTIIYLAALSGVDPQHHEAAIVEGANRLQRIWHINIPFIFPTMVILLIMNVGNIMALGFEKILLFQNPLNLESSNVIATFVYKAGLLDAQYSFAAAVGLFNAVLNAILLIVVNQIARKTSETSLW is encoded by the coding sequence ATGAAGACTAATATGAAAAAAAGTAAGCCTAAAAAGAATCGAAAGATCTTACAAAATTGGCAACTATACATTTTTATATTGCCGGCTTTTTTATATTTTTTCATCTTCCATTATATGCCTCTCTATGGATTGCAAATTGCATTTAAAGATTTTACTCCAGTAGCGGGTATTACTGGAAGCGAGTGGGTTGGTTTTAAACATTTTATACGTTTTTTTGAATCGTATTATTTTTGGGACCTCATTCGTAATACGTTAGGCATTAGTGTATATGAACTTATTGTTGGCTTCCCATTACCTATTATTTTGGCGTTATTATTAAATGAAGTAAAAGATAACTTTTTTAAGCGTTCTGTTCAAACGGTTACATATGCTCCTCACTTTATATCTGTTGTTGTTATTGCAGGTATGGTCATTGCATTTCTTTCTCCTGTTACGGGAGTAATTAATCATGGTATTCAATTTCTAGGTTTTGAACCGATTGCGTTTATGACTGATCCTGCTTGGTTTAAGACGGTCTATGTCTTTTCAGGAGTCTGGCAAAGTACAGGGTGGGGCACGATCATTTATTTAGCTGCACTTTCAGGGGTTGATCCTCAGCATCATGAGGCCGCCATTGTGGAAGGGGCTAATCGATTGCAACGTATCTGGCACATCAATATTCCATTTATCTTTCCGACCATGGTTATCCTGCTCATTATGAATGTAGGGAATATCATGGCTTTAGGGTTTGAAAAGATCTTGTTATTCCAAAATCCTCTGAATCTCGAATCTTCTAATGTAATCGCTACTTTTGTCTACAAAGCAGGATTATTAGATGCGCAATATAGTTTTGCTGCTGCGGTCGGTTTGTTTAATGCGGTTCTTAATGCAATACTACTAATCGTTGTA